The following coding sequences lie in one Mesorhizobium sp. NZP2298 genomic window:
- a CDS encoding aldo/keto reductase, giving the protein MHYRTLGRTGIKVSPYCLGAMMFGGLGNPDHDDCIRIIHKALDHGINFIDTADRYSRGESEEIVGKALKGRRDNIVLTTKVNGPMGEDANSQGNSRRWIMQAVEASLRRLQTDHIDLYLIHRPAPDTDIEETLSALTDLMRAGKVRAIGSSTFPASEIVEAQWVAERHGLARFRTEQPPYSILDRGIERDVLPTCERHGMGAMVWSPLSKGMLTGRYRKGQKMPDSLRVKYMPRQMSDERSLDAVERLIPLANETGLSLTHMAMAFVMAHRSVTSAILGPRTMQHLDDLLAGAEVRLGDDVLDRIDQIVPPGTDVGLNEANYNPPAILQADLRRRPAGERAAA; this is encoded by the coding sequence ATGCACTACCGCACACTGGGACGGACCGGCATCAAGGTCAGCCCTTACTGCCTGGGCGCGATGATGTTCGGCGGACTGGGCAATCCCGACCACGACGATTGCATCCGCATAATCCACAAGGCCCTGGATCACGGCATCAACTTTATCGACACCGCCGACCGGTATAGCCGCGGCGAGTCGGAGGAGATCGTCGGCAAGGCGCTGAAGGGCCGGCGCGACAACATCGTGCTGACCACCAAGGTGAATGGGCCCATGGGGGAAGACGCGAACAGCCAGGGCAATTCACGACGCTGGATCATGCAGGCTGTGGAGGCGTCGCTGCGCCGTCTGCAAACGGACCATATCGATCTCTACCTTATCCATCGGCCAGCACCGGACACAGACATCGAGGAAACGCTTTCCGCGCTCACCGATCTGATGCGCGCCGGCAAGGTGCGGGCGATCGGATCCTCGACCTTCCCGGCCTCCGAGATCGTCGAGGCCCAATGGGTCGCCGAGCGGCACGGGCTAGCCCGTTTCCGCACGGAACAGCCGCCCTATTCGATCCTCGATCGCGGCATAGAGCGCGACGTGCTTCCCACCTGCGAGCGACATGGAATGGGAGCGATGGTCTGGAGTCCATTGTCGAAAGGCATGCTCACCGGGCGTTACCGCAAAGGACAGAAGATGCCCGACAGCCTGCGGGTGAAATACATGCCCAGGCAAATGTCGGATGAGCGCAGCCTGGATGCGGTCGAGCGACTCATCCCGTTAGCGAACGAAACCGGACTGTCACTCACCCACATGGCGATGGCTTTCGTGATGGCTCATCGGAGCGTGACATCGGCCATTCTTGGACCGCGCACAATGCAGCATCTCGACGATCTGCTCGCCGGCGCCGAGGTTCGCCTCGGCGACGACGTTCTGGATCGGATCGATCAGATCGTCCCGCCGGGAACCGATGTCGGACTGAATGAGGCCAACTACAACCCGCCGG
- a CDS encoding aromatic ring-hydroxylating oxygenase subunit alpha codes for MNPHLRDVAIPNDWDRRGLPGWSYHSDALLELEKEHVFRNHWQIVGHVSDIPNAGDYLTMDVVGERALIVRGKDGVVRGFNNMCRHRGSRVVADSQGNCKNALVCPFHGWVYNLDGTLRGAARPRSFPDLDKTEFGLMQLDLEIWMGFIFIRFRNGGPQPSVAELMKPIEPEFAHYNAADMVPSWGIWTQKTPVNWKSVRDVDNEGYHVAMAHPALQDLYGATYFDEPFINGVSRSFATYNPHAGRRWSVRNYVKIAPEPTHLPDYLKKAWVYYGIFPNAVISVMPESVQFYQEFPLSTGQTLLRGAIYRYRDESREQAAARYLSFRIDRDTMSEDVQLSVWSNESMLSEAFEGFYLSDLEYGVRTHHDHLRKMLPVLGLETAPEEKDMWNLNDALRSRS; via the coding sequence ATGAACCCGCACCTCCGTGACGTGGCGATCCCCAACGATTGGGACCGGCGGGGACTACCGGGCTGGAGTTACCATTCCGATGCCCTTCTCGAACTCGAGAAGGAGCATGTTTTCCGCAACCACTGGCAGATCGTCGGCCATGTTTCCGACATCCCGAACGCCGGCGATTACCTGACCATGGACGTGGTCGGCGAACGCGCCCTCATCGTGCGCGGCAAGGACGGCGTCGTGCGCGGCTTCAACAACATGTGCCGCCATCGCGGCAGCCGCGTCGTCGCTGACAGCCAGGGCAATTGCAAGAACGCGCTGGTGTGCCCGTTCCATGGCTGGGTCTACAATCTCGACGGCACACTACGCGGCGCCGCGCGCCCGCGCTCCTTCCCCGACCTCGACAAGACCGAGTTCGGCCTGATGCAGCTCGATCTCGAAATCTGGATGGGCTTCATTTTCATCCGCTTCCGCAATGGCGGCCCGCAGCCTTCGGTCGCCGAACTGATGAAGCCGATCGAACCCGAGTTCGCGCACTACAATGCCGCCGACATGGTGCCGTCCTGGGGCATCTGGACCCAGAAGACCCCGGTCAACTGGAAGTCGGTGCGCGATGTCGACAATGAGGGCTATCACGTCGCCATGGCGCATCCCGCCTTGCAGGATCTCTATGGCGCGACCTATTTCGATGAGCCCTTCATCAACGGCGTGTCGCGATCCTTCGCCACCTACAACCCGCATGCCGGCCGCCGCTGGAGCGTCAGGAACTACGTCAAGATCGCGCCTGAGCCGACGCACTTGCCTGACTATCTGAAGAAGGCATGGGTCTACTACGGCATTTTCCCCAATGCGGTCATTTCGGTGATGCCGGAATCCGTGCAGTTCTATCAGGAGTTTCCGCTGTCGACGGGTCAGACCCTGCTGCGCGGCGCCATCTACCGTTACCGTGACGAAAGCCGCGAGCAGGCCGCCGCCAGGTACCTGTCCTTCCGCATCGACCGCGACACCATGTCGGAAGATGTGCAACTGTCCGTGTGGTCGAACGAATCCATGCTCTCCGAAGCCTTTGAGGGCTTTTATCTCTCAGACCTCGAATACGGTGTGCGGACCCACCACGACCATCTGCGCAAGATGCTGCCGGTGCTGGGCCTCGAGACCGCGCCCGAGGAGAAGGACATGTGGAATCTGAACGACGCGCTCAGGTCGCGGTCCTAG
- a CDS encoding TetR/AcrR family transcriptional regulator, translating into MFRFASGCVVNDRKDDSDDGLEPRARGDRRVRADARRNLDTLLQTAMAVFASSGVDAPVREIAERAGVGIGTVYRHFPQRSDLIAAVFRREIDACADAASTLSAGLGPFDALANWMQRYAAFVAAKRGLAKALHSGDPAFDSLPGYFDQRLRPALRTLLKAATDAGEIRADVDADELLGAVASLCMSAHNAGSGRAERMVALLVDGLRHGAKSS; encoded by the coding sequence ATGTTCCGTTTTGCAAGCGGGTGTGTCGTGAACGACCGGAAAGACGATTCGGATGATGGCCTGGAGCCTCGGGCTCGCGGCGACCGGCGCGTGCGCGCCGATGCGCGGCGCAATCTCGACACGCTGCTACAGACGGCCATGGCGGTGTTTGCGAGCTCCGGCGTGGATGCGCCGGTGCGCGAGATCGCGGAAAGGGCGGGCGTCGGCATCGGCACCGTCTATCGGCACTTTCCGCAGCGCTCCGACCTGATCGCCGCCGTCTTCCGCCGCGAGATCGATGCCTGCGCGGACGCAGCATCGACCCTGTCGGCCGGGCTTGGACCCTTCGACGCGCTGGCGAACTGGATGCAGCGATACGCGGCCTTCGTCGCGGCCAAGCGTGGGCTCGCCAAGGCCCTGCACTCAGGAGATCCGGCGTTCGACAGTCTGCCGGGTTACTTCGATCAGAGGCTGCGGCCTGCCCTGCGCACGCTTCTGAAGGCCGCGACCGACGCCGGCGAAATCCGCGCCGATGTCGATGCCGACGAGCTTCTTGGCGCGGTGGCGAGCCTGTGCATGTCAGCCCACAATGCCGGAAGCGGCCGCGCGGAGCGCATGGTCGCTCTCCTCGTCGATGGGCTGCGCCACGGCGCGAAATCGTCGTAG